CAGATTGAAATCGCTGATGCAACGGGCTCTTTATCGGAATTTTTAGAAGATGTGGCTTTATCTAGTGATTTGGATAATGAAACAGAAGATGATGATGAGGTGGCTTTAATGACCATTCACTTAGCAAAGGGGTTAGAGTTTTCGAATGTGTTTATTGTGGGGTTGGAAGAAGATTTATTTCCAAGTGCCATGAGCATGAATACCAGAAGTGAGCTAGAGGAGGAGCGACGTTTGTTTTACGTAGCGCTTACCCGTGCTGAGAAGCAAGCGTATTTAACTTATGCTTTGTCGCGATACCGTTGGGGAAAATTGGTAGATTCTGATCCGAGTCGATTTATTGAAGAAATAGACGAGCAATATTTAGAAGTGCTAACACCAATGGAAGAGCGTCGTATAAATCCGATGCTTTCTGCTGATATTTTTGGAGATACCGAGCCTAATAAAATTCGTTATAAACCGGCTAAGCAACCAACATTCACTAAAAATAAAACCCCCAAAAAAGAACCTGAAAAGTATGTAGCACCTACGACCAGAAATTTGAAGCCTGTAGCTAAATCTTCAGAAAGTAGTGGTGGCTCAAATTTATTTGATAATAAGTTGGCTGTGGGTAATAAAGTCAAGCATATCAGATTTGGAACCGGAGAGGTGTTAAAAATTGAAGGTGCTGGTGCCGATGTAAAAGCAGAGATTAATTTTCAGCATGGAGGGACTAAAAAGTTGTTGCTTCGTTTTGCTAAGTTGGAGGTGATTGGGTAGGTTTTTGTTGTTGAATTGGGTATTTGTTTAATCGTGTAACTGTTTAACCGGTATTTCAATTATAATCTTCGTGCTAATGAGTATCTGTGTAAATCTGTGAAATCAGTGTCTGTTATAAGTTTTTGGACACGGATTACACGGAATATCACAGATTTTTTTTCATTTGGTGTAATTTAGATGTTATTTTGAGTTTAACCGTTTAACCGTTTAACTTTGTAACTTTTTAACCCTGAACTTTGTAACTCACATTTTTAGCGTTTACTTTGTGTAACCAAGCTTAACAAGATATCCTATGGCCGATTTTATAAGAATTTACGAAGAAAACCCTAATGAAAGAGAAATTGATAAAGCTGTAAAAGTTTTAAAACAGGGTGGCCTTATTATTTATCCCACCGATACCGTTTACGGTTTAGGGTGCGATATAACTAACTTGAAAGCACTGGAACGGGTAGCTCGCATTAAAGGTGTAAAGCTGGAAAAGTCTAATTTTTCATTTGTATGTCATGACTTAAGCGATTTGTCTGATTATGTGAAACAAATTGACACCAGTACTTTTAAAATACTTAAACGCGCTTTGCCTGGGCCATATACCTTTATTTTACCTGGGTCTAAAAATCTGCCTAATCCGTTTAAGAAACGAAAAACTGTTGGTATTAGAGTGCCAAACAATAATATAGCCTTAGAAATTGTAAAACGCTTGGGGAACCCAATCATATCAACTTCTATTCATGATGAAGATGAGGTTTTAGAATACACTACCGATCCAGAACTTATTTTAGAGAAATGGGATAACCTTGTCGATTTAGTTATCGATGGGGGTTATGGCGATAACGAAGCTTCAACAGTAATCGATTTATCTGAAGATACACCTAAAGTGATTAGAGAAGGTAAAGGTGGGTTGGAAATATTTTAGGACATGATTTTTATAATGTATACAATTTTGAGTTTGTGAATAGACTCCTTTAATCGTGTCGTTAAAATGGTTTCGTCTTTTTCAATGAAGCTATGCGGACTATTTTATGTAATAGGAAGGAATTGAAGAAAATGTAAAGCATAAAAAAACTCAACTTTTCAGTTGAGTTTTTTTATGTTATAAAATTACAGCTTAGTTTCCTGCTGAAAGGTTTTTCATTTCTTTTTCGATCATGTCGTAAAACTGATCAATTTTTGGTAATACAACAATACGTGTACGACGGTTTTTAGCTCTGTTTTCGGCAGTGTCATTGTCTACTAAAGGCACATAAGAACTACGTCCGGCAGCAATAAGTTGTCCTGGGTTAACGTCTAAACTTTCTAATACTCTAATAATAGACGTAGAACGTTTAACACTTAAATCCCAGTTATCTATTAATACACCTTTACTGTATGGTACAGAATCTGTATGTCCTTCAACCATACACTCAAAATTAGGTTTGCTATTTACAACTTTAGCGACTTTAGCAAGAACTTCTTTTGCTCTTGAAGTTACGTTGTAACTACCGCTTTGGAATAATAATTTATCAGCGATAGAAATAAATACTACGCCTTTCTCTACATTAACTTCAATGTCTGGATCGTTAATTCCAACTTCACGTTTTAAACTAGTTACCAGGGCTAAAGTAACACTATCTTTTTGGGTTAAAGCATCTTGTAATCGGCTAATTTTAAGCTCTTTTTCTTTAATGCTTTCTAATGTTTTTTCAATATTGCTAGCACCTTTCGATGAAAGCATGGTTAAGTTATCATTGTTTTTACGTAAATCGGCTACTTGCTCTTCTAAAGCAGTCGCTCGCGCTGTAGCTGTTGCTCTGTCTTCTAAACAAGAATTAAGTTTTACGGTTGCAGAATTAAGCAAATCTTGAGTTTCCTTTTGTTTTGCCTGTAGATCTGTAAATTGTTTTTTTGATACACATGAGCTTAGGGCTAACATTGCAGATGCACTAAGTAATAAGATTTTCTTCATAATAAATTTTAGGATTAACTTTCACTAATTGGTTGAACAAAAATATATAAAATTCTACTGGAAATAGTAATTTAACAAAACTTTTACTTAATACTACAAACTTTTAAAAGTCTTTTTTTTAAGTATAAAATAATCAAAAACAATCGATGTTCTATGGTAATATTTTATGTCGTGTTTTGTTTGTTTCCGCTGATTTAAAAGCCGGTTTATATGTCTGTAATAACTAAAATGTGCCTTAATTATTGCAAAAGTATGCTTCGGTTTTAACGCAACTAGAAATTTAATTCCTGAAATTCCATCGAGGCATACTCTAGCAAGTATTATGCCAAACAAAAAGCGATTTACGTTTTTTGTAAGGGTGAATAAGCTATTCCTATAATTTAGGAAAGTTTTTTTAGGATTTACAGCATTTAATGTGGCTCCCCCAACATGAAACACTGTAGAATCACCAACATACTTTACTTTATATCCTAAGTTTTTAGCTCGCCAACACAAATCAATTTCTTCCATATGAGCGAAAAAATGTTTGTCGAAGCCATTTAGCTGTTTAAAAGTTTGTTGTCTAATAAACAAACAAGCTCCCGACGCCCAAAATATATTAGCCGTATCGTTATATTGACCTTGATCTTTTTCAACGGTATTAAAAATGCGTCCTCGGCAATAAGGAAACCCGTATTTGTCAATAAATCCACCAGCAGCACCAGCATATTCAAAATGTGTTTTCTGCTTAAAATCTAAAATTTTAGGTTGTACGATCGCTGTGTTTTTATCTGTATTAAAAGCATGAATTACAGGTGTTAACCAATTTTTTGTAACTTCAATATCACTGTTTAGTAAACAAAATACATCGGCCGAAATGTTTTTTAAAGCATCATTATACCCTTTGGCATAACCGCCATTGTTTTCGTTCTTAATTATTTTTACAGAAGGAAATGCTTTTTCTAAAAAAGTAATCGAATCATCGGTTGATGCATTATCGGCTACATAAATGGTGGCTTCTTCGGAAAACTTTATAACTGAAGGTAAAAATTGCTGAAGCAGAGCCTTACCATTCCAATTTAATATAACTACGGCGATTTTCATTAGTGGTAATTAGGAATGTTTTCTAGAAATTGATAGCATTCATTTTTAAAATCCATTTGGCAATAATAGTGATTTAGTCCGTTTGTTACCATTAAATAACTAGCATTTAACTCTAAATTATAACGAGCAATTTGATCGAAAGTGTTTTGATTTATAGTAATTTTGGGTGCTTTGCATTCTACAATTAAATGTATGGAACCATCTGTGTTAAACACGACAATGTCATAGCGTTTTTTTAAGCTGTTAATAATGAGTTCTTTTTCAACATTAATTAATAATTTTGGAAATTTCTTTACTTCCATTAAATATTGTATACAATGTTGTCGTACCCATTCTTCCGGTTGTAAAACCACAAATTTTTTACGAATAGGATCAAAAATAGATGCTTTATTTTCGCTACTTTTGAATCGAAATGAATATTCTGGAAAATTAAGTGCTTGCACAGTACATTTATTTAGTTTTCAAAGTTACGCTACAATATATAAATACCAAATATCCTAAGGTAATTGTTGGATAGTGTTATTTTTTAATCTGAAATCTTTTTAATTTGGACGAAGTCAAACAACTGGTAACCGATATAAAAAACGGCAATTTAAAACCCATTTATTTTTTAATGGGCGAGGAACCTTATTATATAGATAAGATTTCCGATTTTATTGAAAACTCAGTACTTTCTGAGGAAGAACGTGGTTTTAATCAAATGGTACTTTATGGTAGAGATGTTACGGTTGAAGATGTTGTAGGTCATGCCAAGCGATTTCCTATGATGGCAGAGTATCAAGTGGTGATTGTAAAGGAAGCTCAAGATTTATCACGTACTATTGAGAAATTTGCTAGTTATGCTGCCAACCCGCAGCCCACAACCATTTTGGTTGTTGACTATAAGTATAAAAAGCTAGATAAACGTAAAGCGCTTTATAAGGCCATTAATAAGGTTGGAGTTGTTTTCGAGAGTAAAAAACTTTACGAAAATCAAGTTTCCGATTGGATTAGACGTGTTTTGGCTTCAAAAAAATACACCATTACACCAAAAGCCGCTCAAATGCTTGTGGAATTTTTAGGCACCGATTTAAGTAAAATTAATAACGAACTTGAAAAGCTTCAAATTATTCTTCCTAAAGAAACTCAAATTACGCCTGAGCATATCGAAGAAAATATTGGTATAAGTAAAGATTATAACAATTTTGAATTACGAAAAGCGATTGGAGAACGTAATACACAGAAAACTTATAAAATTATAAAGTACTTTGGCGACAATCCCAAGGATAACCCTATGGTTGTAACCGTTTCTTTGCTGTTTAACTTTTTTTCTCAACTATTACACCTTCATGGTTTAAGCGATAAGTCACCAAGACATGTAGCTCAAGCTTTAAAGGTAAATCCTTATTACGTAAATGAATACCTCACAGCTGCAAAAAACTATCCGATGCGAAAAGTTAGTTCTGTAGTGGCCACTTTAAGAGAATTTGACGTGAAAAGTAAAGGAGTAGGTTCTAATGCGGTGCCTCAAGGCGATTTGTTAAAGGAGTTAATGGTTCGTATTTTAAATTAATACACTACTATAATGTATAATGAAATTCATAGCAGCTGGAAGCCTTATTTAGTAAATGAATTTGAGAAGCCTTACTTTCAAACATTAGAAGATTTTGTTGCTTCTGAATATAAAAACCATGCTTGTTATCCACCTAAAAATGAAATTTTCAATGCATTTGATGCCTGTCCTTTTGAAGATGTAAAAGTGGTTATTTTAGGACAAGATCCTTATCACGCATTCGGACAAGCCAATGGGTTGTGTTTCTCGGTAAATGATGGTGTAAAACATCCACCATCGTTAGTAAATATTTTTAAGGAAATTGAAACAGATTTAGACAAAGCTTATCCCATAACAGGTAATTTAGAACGTTGGGCCAAGCAAGGGGCATTACTTTTAAATGCAACGTTAACTGTTAGAGCCCATGAAGCGGGCAGTCATCAAAAAAAAGGTTGGGAGCACTTTACTGATGCTGTTATTAAAACAGTGAGTGATAAAAAAGAAAATGTGGTGTTTTTGCTTTGGGGTGGTTATGCGAAAAAAAAAGTTAAACTCATTGATGGTAAAAAACACAAGATTATTACTTCTGGGCATCCTTCTCCGTTAAGTGCCAATAGAGGTTATTGGTTTGGTAATAAATGTTTCAGTACTACCAATACCTACTTACATGACATTGGAAAAAAAGAAATTCAATGGTAATAAAGCGATTTAACGGGACACGTTGTTAACTTTAAAATTACCAAATTTAAGCGCATTTAAATATTAACTTCCGGTTGGAGCCAATCTTGGAGTTAAAGTTTTAACAATATATTCTGATTTTAATACAATGGGTTTTTCGTTGACTTTAGTGGATTTAATGGTTTTATTACAACTAAATTTTAACAACAATAGGTTAATAGTAACTAAAGAAGAAATGATGAGGGCGGCGGTTATTAGCATAAGTAATTGTTTATCAGTATGATACTCTGTTGGCAATTATTATATTAAATAAATAATTAACTGATGCAAATTTAACCAATAAAAGACTACAAGACAACGGGTTTTAAAGGCTGTTTTTTGTTTTTAGGGAAAATCTAAAATATAAGTTAAAAAATTAATATAATCTTAAAATGTTAAAGCTTTATTGAATATTAAGGCTTATTAGGTTTCTCGATTTTTCACTTTTAGCAGCGGCATCTAATAGTTTTTAGGTTAATTCAATTCGAATGATACCCCATTAGTGGAAAGTTAAAGATCAAGTTTTTTGGTTTTGAAAGTATATTTAAACAAAAAACAAGTTGTGACGAAATGAAAAGTACATTTGAAAGATGTAAATTAAATTTCAAAAAAGTCATTTTTAATTGGTGAGATAAGGGTTTTAAGGAAATAAAAATTATTTTTGGCCAAAATTTAAGTCATGGAAGAACCTAAATGGGTTACAGTAAAAGAATACACAGATATTACCTATAAAAAATGTGATGGTGTGGCTAGAATTGCATTTAACAGACCAAATGTTCGAAATGCATTCCGGCCAAAAACGACAAGCGAATTATACGATGCTTTTTATGATGCTAATGAGGATATAAACATTGGTGTCGTGTTGTTGTCAGCCGAAGGCCCTTCAACAAAAGACGGCGTTTATTCTTTTTGTAGTGGCGGCGATCAAAAGGCTAGAGGACACCAAGGATATGTTGGAGAAGATGGCTACCACCGATTAAATATTTTAGAAGTGCAACGATTAATTCGTTTTATGCCTAAAGCAGTTATAGCCGTAGTTCCTGGTTGGGCTGTTGGTGGCGGACACAGTTTGCATGTGGTATGTGATTTAACTTTAGCGAGTAAAGAGCACGCTATTTTTAAACAAACTGATGCCGATGTTACCAGTTTTGATGGCGGTTACGGTTCAGCTTATTTGGCCAAAATGGTCGGACAGAAAAAAGCACGTGAAATCTTTTTCCTAGGAAGGAACTATTCGGCACAAGAAGCTTTTGAAATGGGTATGGTAAATGCCGTTATTCCTCATGATGAATTAGAAAGTACCGCTTATGAGTGGGCTCAAGAAATACTAGCGAAATCTCCAACCTCTATAAAAATGTTGAAATTTGCCATGAATTTAACCGATGACGGCATGGTAGGACAACAAGTTTTTGCTGGAGAAGCAACACGGTTAGCCTACATGACCGATGAAGCCGTGGAAGGAAGAAATGCTTTCCTAGAAAAGCGTAAGCCTAATTTTAACAAAAAATGGATTCCATAATGGGGAACTTTTCCACGTGGATTTCCGCGATGCGTTTAAGAACGCTTCCTTTATCGGTATCAGGTATCATTTTAGCTTCTTTTCTGGCTAAACACGATCAAGTTTTTAATTGGGGTATTTGCATTATAGCCATTTTAACTACCCTGAGTTTACAAATACTTTCAAATTTTGCTAATGATTATGGCGATGGTATTAAGGGTACAGATAATGATGATAGAATTGGTCCGCAACGCGCCATTCAATCCGGTAAAATCACTCCGAAACAATTATTAAACGCCATTATCATTACGGTTATTATAACCTTGTTTTTAGCGATTTTATTAATTTTTGTAGCCTTTGGATCAGAGTATTTTGTGTTGTCTTTAACCTTTTTAGTTTTAGGCATAGCAGCTGTAGTTGCCGCAATTCGATACACCGTAGGAAGCAGTGCTTTCGGTTATAAAGGTCTTGGCGACGTGTTTGTTTTTATTTTCTTCGGCTTGGTGAGTGTTATTGGTTGCTATGTGCTGTATGCAAAAACCGTGAATTTTATCACCGTTTTACCAGCTATTACTATGGGACTATTAAGTACAGGGGTTCTGAATTTGAATAATATGAGAGATCGTATATCAGATGAAAAATCAAATAAAATAACACTTGCTGTTAAATTAGGTGCTAAAAATGCGAAAAGATATCATTATGTATTAATTATATCAGCTATAGTGCTTTCCTTTTT
This genomic interval from Tamlana carrageenivorans contains the following:
- a CDS encoding L-threonylcarbamoyladenylate synthase codes for the protein MADFIRIYEENPNEREIDKAVKVLKQGGLIIYPTDTVYGLGCDITNLKALERVARIKGVKLEKSNFSFVCHDLSDLSDYVKQIDTSTFKILKRALPGPYTFILPGSKNLPNPFKKRKTVGIRVPNNNIALEIVKRLGNPIISTSIHDEDEVLEYTTDPELILEKWDNLVDLVIDGGYGDNEASTVIDLSEDTPKVIREGKGGLEIF
- a CDS encoding OmpA/MotB family protein gives rise to the protein MKKILLLSASAMLALSSCVSKKQFTDLQAKQKETQDLLNSATVKLNSCLEDRATATARATALEEQVADLRKNNDNLTMLSSKGASNIEKTLESIKEKELKISRLQDALTQKDSVTLALVTSLKREVGINDPDIEVNVEKGVVFISIADKLLFQSGSYNVTSRAKEVLAKVAKVVNSKPNFECMVEGHTDSVPYSKGVLIDNWDLSVKRSTSIIRVLESLDVNPGQLIAAGRSSYVPLVDNDTAENRAKNRRTRIVVLPKIDQFYDMIEKEMKNLSAGN
- a CDS encoding glycosyltransferase family 2 protein, giving the protein MKIAVVILNWNGKALLQQFLPSVIKFSEEATIYVADNASTDDSITFLEKAFPSVKIIKNENNGGYAKGYNDALKNISADVFCLLNSDIEVTKNWLTPVIHAFNTDKNTAIVQPKILDFKQKTHFEYAGAAGGFIDKYGFPYCRGRIFNTVEKDQGQYNDTANIFWASGACLFIRQQTFKQLNGFDKHFFAHMEEIDLCWRAKNLGYKVKYVGDSTVFHVGGATLNAVNPKKTFLNYRNSLFTLTKNVNRFLFGIILARVCLDGISGIKFLVALKPKHTFAIIKAHFSYYRHINRLLNQRKQTKHDIKYYHRTSIVFDYFILKKKTFKSL
- a CDS encoding type I restriction enzyme HsdR N-terminal domain-containing protein; the protein is MQALNFPEYSFRFKSSENKASIFDPIRKKFVVLQPEEWVRQHCIQYLMEVKKFPKLLINVEKELIINSLKKRYDIVVFNTDGSIHLIVECKAPKITINQNTFDQIARYNLELNASYLMVTNGLNHYYCQMDFKNECYQFLENIPNYH
- the holA gene encoding DNA polymerase III subunit delta, which gives rise to MDEVKQLVTDIKNGNLKPIYFLMGEEPYYIDKISDFIENSVLSEEERGFNQMVLYGRDVTVEDVVGHAKRFPMMAEYQVVIVKEAQDLSRTIEKFASYAANPQPTTILVVDYKYKKLDKRKALYKAINKVGVVFESKKLYENQVSDWIRRVLASKKYTITPKAAQMLVEFLGTDLSKINNELEKLQIILPKETQITPEHIEENIGISKDYNNFELRKAIGERNTQKTYKIIKYFGDNPKDNPMVVTVSLLFNFFSQLLHLHGLSDKSPRHVAQALKVNPYYVNEYLTAAKNYPMRKVSSVVATLREFDVKSKGVGSNAVPQGDLLKELMVRILN
- a CDS encoding uracil-DNA glycosylase, translated to MYNEIHSSWKPYLVNEFEKPYFQTLEDFVASEYKNHACYPPKNEIFNAFDACPFEDVKVVILGQDPYHAFGQANGLCFSVNDGVKHPPSLVNIFKEIETDLDKAYPITGNLERWAKQGALLLNATLTVRAHEAGSHQKKGWEHFTDAVIKTVSDKKENVVFLLWGGYAKKKVKLIDGKKHKIITSGHPSPLSANRGYWFGNKCFSTTNTYLHDIGKKEIQW
- a CDS encoding 1,4-dihydroxy-2-naphthoyl-CoA synthase translates to MEEPKWVTVKEYTDITYKKCDGVARIAFNRPNVRNAFRPKTTSELYDAFYDANEDINIGVVLLSAEGPSTKDGVYSFCSGGDQKARGHQGYVGEDGYHRLNILEVQRLIRFMPKAVIAVVPGWAVGGGHSLHVVCDLTLASKEHAIFKQTDADVTSFDGGYGSAYLAKMVGQKKAREIFFLGRNYSAQEAFEMGMVNAVIPHDELESTAYEWAQEILAKSPTSIKMLKFAMNLTDDGMVGQQVFAGEATRLAYMTDEAVEGRNAFLEKRKPNFNKKWIP
- the menA gene encoding 1,4-dihydroxy-2-naphthoate octaprenyltransferase, yielding MGNFSTWISAMRLRTLPLSVSGIILASFLAKHDQVFNWGICIIAILTTLSLQILSNFANDYGDGIKGTDNDDRIGPQRAIQSGKITPKQLLNAIIITVIITLFLAILLIFVAFGSEYFVLSLTFLVLGIAAVVAAIRYTVGSSAFGYKGLGDVFVFIFFGLVSVIGCYVLYAKTVNFITVLPAITMGLLSTGVLNLNNMRDRISDEKSNKITLAVKLGAKNAKRYHYVLIISAIVLSFLFGVIYFDSLYNFIYLIAYIPLFIHLKTVHNNVELKLLDPELKKLALTTVLLALLMGIGQLL